A single Candidatus Thermoplasmatota archaeon DNA region contains:
- a CDS encoding GMP synthase subunit A: MKVFVIDNGGQWTHREWRVLRDIGVDTKIIPNTTPLDEIDADGLVLSGGAPSVGLEVDKMGRNSEYLGKADIPILGICAGHQFMAIFFGGKAGASGIPEFGKATIIVDEEDDLFVGLPRKFEAWESHNDEVSEVPRDFIVLAHSENCPVQSMKHAERPLYGLQFHPEVEHTEHGYEIFKNFIRICEEE, translated from the coding sequence GTGAAGGTATTCGTCATCGACAACGGCGGACAGTGGACGCACAGGGAGTGGAGGGTCCTGCGAGACATTGGCGTCGATACGAAGATTATTCCAAACACGACCCCTCTTGACGAGATCGATGCGGACGGTCTCGTCCTTTCTGGCGGGGCGCCCAGCGTCGGCTTGGAAGTGGACAAGATGGGCAGAAACAGCGAATATTTGGGGAAGGCGGACATACCCATCCTAGGCATCTGCGCAGGCCATCAGTTCATGGCGATATTCTTTGGCGGGAAGGCAGGGGCATCTGGAATCCCTGAGTTCGGCAAAGCCACGATAATCGTCGATGAGGAGGACGATCTCTTCGTGGGCTTGCCGAGGAAGTTCGAGGCATGGGAATCCCATAATGACGAGGTCAGCGAGGTTCCGCGCGACTTCATCGTCCTCGCTCACTCGGAGAACTGTCCGGTCCAATCCATGAAACACGCCGAGAGGCCCCTCTACGGCCTTCAGTTCCATCCTGAGGTCGAGCACACGGAGCACGGCTACGAGATATTCAAGAACTTCATCAGAATATGCGAGGAAGAATAG
- the guaA gene encoding glutamine-hydrolyzing GMP synthase, which yields DRFLDALEGVTDPEEKRKIIGSKFIEVFEREAIDWGAAYLVQGTIAPDWIESGGQLRDTIKSHHNVGGLPSSMKLKLVEPLRDLYKDEVRKVARSLGISVSERQPFPGPALAIRILGEVTPARVEVVREACAIAEEEIEKAAESGKMDVPWQYFAVLLPLKSVGVQGDVRAYGNTVAVRAVESVDGMTANYMRIPHDVLETISVRITNEIKTVNRVVYDITHKPPATIEWE from the coding sequence AGGACCGGTTCCTCGATGCGCTCGAGGGGGTCACCGATCCAGAGGAGAAACGGAAGATCATAGGGAGCAAGTTCATCGAGGTCTTTGAGCGGGAAGCGATTGATTGGGGAGCTGCGTATCTCGTCCAGGGAACAATCGCCCCAGATTGGATCGAGAGCGGTGGTCAGCTCCGCGATACCATCAAGTCTCATCACAATGTGGGCGGCCTTCCGTCCTCGATGAAGCTCAAGCTGGTCGAGCCCTTGAGGGACCTCTACAAGGACGAGGTGAGGAAGGTGGCAAGGTCGCTGGGCATATCCGTTTCCGAGAGGCAACCATTCCCCGGTCCCGCACTTGCCATAAGGATACTCGGCGAGGTTACCCCAGCAAGAGTGGAAGTGGTCAGGGAAGCCTGCGCGATAGCTGAGGAGGAGATTGAGAAGGCTGCCGAATCAGGGAAGATGGACGTCCCGTGGCAGTACTTCGCCGTCCTTCTCCCGCTCAAGTCCGTGGGCGTCCAAGGAGACGTGCGTGCCTACGGGAACACTGTCGCCGTTCGAGCCGTGGAGTCCGTCGACGGCATGACTGCCAATTATATGCGCATTCCACATGACGTTCTCGAAACGATTTCCGTGAGAATCACAAACGAGATCAAGACTGTCAACCGAGTCGTCTACGACATCACCCACAAACCGCCCGCCACAATAGAGTGGGAGTAG